The genome window GTAAAGCCCGGCGCTCTTCTTCACGTGTGCGCAGAGTCTGTTGATGCGTGCGCAGAGTTTCTTCGAGTTTCTTCCAGGTATCTTCTGCCTGCGTGCGGTTGCGTTCCCATTGAGCATGGCGGCTCTGGGCACGCTGTAAGTCTTCCTGCTCGCGCTTTAGTGCTTGCTGAAGGGATTGCACACTGCTCTGCAGGTTCTCGATGCGATGCAACAGTTCAGTGTGATGTGCGCGCACCTGCACCTGGCGGGTTTCAGATTGCGTTTGCAGACGGCGGGCATCGCGCAGTTGGGCTTCCAGTTTACTGCGCTCCGCCTGACGGGCTTCCAGCGCCTTGCGGGCATCGCGCAGGCGTTCTTCGGCTTCTTTCTGCTCTTCCAGAAGGCGCTGGATTTCCTCTTCCAGGGTTTGGCGCTTGTCCAGCCGCGCCTGATTTTCTTCCGCCATGCGTTCGAGGTCATTTTGCGTGCGCTGACGCTGATCCACAAGGGCTCGCTGACGTTCTTCCAGCACTGCCATGCGCTTGCTGACTTCCTCCCAGCGGGCATGGGCTTCGGCAGACTGACGATGAAGCACCCCCAGGCTTTCGCGCAGTTCGTTCAAACGCTGACGGATCTCCACACTGCGCTGTTCTTCCTCGAGAAGGTGATCGCGGGCTTGCTGGAAGCGCTCTTCCTGAGCCAGCAGGGCTTCGCGCGCCAGAGTCAGTTCCCGCTGAACGCGATGCCAGTGATACCCATACCAGTCCCGTAAAAGCAAGCGCAAATCGGCACGGATTTGTTCGTACTCCATTGCACGTTTGGCTTGTTTTTCCAAACTGTGAAGGCGCGGTTCCAGTTCAGAGAGGATATCCAGCACACGCTCCAGATTGCGCCGGGTAGTATCCAAGCGGTGCAGGGCTTCTTCCCGGCGACTGCGGTAAAGCCCAATGCCTGCGGCTTCCTCGAAAAATCGCCGGCGTTCCTCCGGCTTGAGCGAGAGAGCCGCATCCACCAATCCTTGCCCGATGATGGTATAGGTGCGCTCCGCCAGACCGGATTGCGCCAGTAATTCGTTGATTTCTTTCAGACGAACCCGCTGCCCATTCAGAAGATACTCGTTGGAGCCATCGCGGTAAGCGCGGCGGGTAATCAGCACTTCAGAATAATCGATGGGCAACCAGCCGCTCTCATTGTCAAACAGGATAGACGCCGAAGCCATCCCCGCGCGCGGGCGCAACTCCGAGCCAGAGAAAATCATGTCCTCGGTCTTGCGTCCCCGCAACAGACTGAAAGATTGTTCTCCCAACACCCAACGCACAGCATCGGCAATATTGGACTTTCCCGAGCCGTTAGGCCCCACAATCGCGGTGACCATACCGGGAAACTCGAAGAGGGTACGGCTGGCAAAGGTTTTATACCCATGCAGTTCCAGCGATTTCAGTAAAGGCATAATGTTATGACTTCATCCCCTATCCAGAATGGGATTTCATTCTTCCAGCAAACCAAGGCGTTTGAGCGCATCAGCGGCGGCGGCTTTGGTCGCGGCTTGCTTGCTCGACCCAATCCCCGAGCCGTAAATCTGCCCGTTAATCAGCACATCCACCTCAAACTGTTTGGAATGCTCTGGACCGCTGGACGAACGGACAATGTAGCGCGGTGCCTGAAAACCCTGTCCCTGCGCCCATTCCTGCAACATGCTCTTGGGGTCTTCAATGGTTTGCCGGGCAAGGATTTCATCCGCCGCTTTTTCCAGCATAGGCTCAATAAAGCGGCGCACCCCCTCAATACCAGAATCGAGGTAAATAGCTCCAATGACGGCTTCAAAAGCGTCGCATAATAACGCCGGGCGGTCTCGTCCACCCGCCTGCGTTTCGCCTTTGCCCAAGCGCAAGGCCCGTCCCAGGTCCACCTTGCGGGCAAACTCCGACAACTGCTCGGTGGAAACCAGCACCGAACGCATACGGGTTAAATCCCCCTCAGGCATATCGGGATAGCGATTGTACAGCCACGCGCCGACAACGAAATCCAGTACTGCATCTCCCAAAAATTCCAGGCGTTCGTTGTCTTCAATGGCTTCGGGGTGCTCATTGAGATATGAGCGATGGGTCAACGCGCGACTCAACAGGAAGAAACTCTTAAATGAAAGACCTAAACGGTTGGCAAATTCCTGTGGCGATTCTGCCAGAGCATTCTCGTTCACCGGTTTTTCCTCCCCGGAACCGGAGGAACGCAAACCGCCCGGACGACCACCTTCTATCCCGGCGGTTTGCGATCCCTCAGTTCTCCATCTGTTCAGAATTTTTTTAATCACCCCGTTTCGGGTGGTATTCCCCTTCAACCCAAACTTCGCCATGTGGGCCAATCTCTTTCTTCCAGATTGGAACAATTTCCTTCAGACGGTCAATACCGTAACGTGCCGCCTCAAAAACGCCGGTATCACGATGTGCCGCCGTGCAGGCAATCAACACGGTGGGTGTACCTGCATCCAGCAAGCCAATACGCTGAACGATGGCGATACCCTCGACTGAGGGCCAGCGCTGGCGGATTTCCTCCGCCACCTGCCTCATTTTGGCTTCCGCCATGGGCACATAGGCTTCGTACTCTAACCGCACCGTCTCGTGGGGGGCACCCCGTTCGGTTTTTGCCCGCACCATCCCGGTAAAGAAACACGCCGCGCCAGTGGTGGGCAGGGTAATCCGCGCAAGAAGGTCATCCAAATCCAGCACGTCCGTGGTCACCCTCACTATCGTAGGAAACTCTGCTCCCCCGCTTACCGGCGGGAACAGAGCCACCTCAGCCTGATCGGGAATAAGATCCTCGTCGAAAGCGAACTGCCGATTCACCGCCACAATCACATTTTCCATTGTTCCCGCCAGGTTGGGTAACGATTGACTCAGCAGTTGCTTGAGATCGCGAACACGGCTTTCCGCCGGCAGTTCTAATTCTTTACGGGAAAAACCTGCCCGTTCTTTCAGCGAAGCAAACATTAAGACAACAACCTTCATGCTTCCTCGTTAATCACGTCTCCGCTCAAGCCGCCATGTTTTTCCACCAAACGGATATTGTGGATGCGCGCCCCTTTTTCCACGGCTTTGACCATATCATACACCGTCAAAGCGGCAACGGCTACCGCAGTGAGGGCTTCCATTTCCACACCGGTTTTTCCGGTGGTACGTGCCAGGGCTGTAATACGGACTCCCGGAAGGGCATCATCCAATTCCAGTTTTACATCCACCTGATGCAGAGGCAAGGGATGACACAGCGGAATTAACTCGCTAGTCTTTTTTGCCCCCAAAATACCGGCAATTTGTGCTACGCCCAGCACATCCCCTTTCTTCATCAGCCCTTGACGGATAAGTGCCAGGGTTTCGGGACGTAAAACCACCTCTCCACGGGCAATGGCAGTACGTTCGGTGTCTGGCTTGCCGCTCACATCCACCATGTGCGCCGAACCGCTTTCATCTATATGGGTAAGACCGCCTTTATCCACTGAGAAATGCACACCTTGAAGAGGTTTTTGTATCAGGGGGTATTATAACCGAGTTTTCTCAGATACCCGTCTATCTGCTATAATACCCCTCGTGAGTTTTCAGGTAGCAGGTTTTCAGACAGAAGGGTATCGGGTACAAACCCCTGTATATGAAGGTCCGCTGGACCTTCTGCTGGAATTAATCGAGCGCGCCGAACTGGACATCACCACCCTGGCGCTTGCGCAGGTGACCGACCAGTATCTCGCTTACCTGAGCCAACTGGAAGACCGGGATGCCGCAGAAGTTTCCGCGTTTCTGGTGATTGCCGCAAGACTGGTGCAAATTAAATCTGCCGCATTACTCCCCCGTCCTACTGTAGAATCCCACACCAGCGAGGAGGAAAATCCCGGCGAAGCCCTGGCACGCCAGTTAATCATTTACAAGCGCTTCAAAGAACTGGCAGAAATTCTTGGTGACCGCGAAGCCAGAAATTTGCGCACCTACCTGCGTTTGAGTCAGCCTTCTGTTAAAGTGGAAGCCAAACTGGACCTGAGCGGCGTTTCCCTGGAAGACCTGGTACAAGCCGCGCGCGGGATTTTTATCAGTCAGCCCGACCTGCCTGCCTTGAGCAAGGTGGTTTCCAAACCACGCATTACCATCCGCGAGAAGATTCAAAATATTCTGGAGCGCCTGAAAAAAGCAGGCAAGACCACCTTCCGCTCGCTGATTTCTATTCGAAACGACCGTTTGGAATGGGTGGTGACGTTCCTTGCCATGCTGGAACTGGTCAAGCGCCACATCATTCAAGCCACCCAACAGGAACTTTTCGGCGAAATTGAACTCTCATCCAACAGCGAGGGGGTAAGCGCCGAAAACATTGAGACTGAGTTCATTGATTCGTAATCCCCTTAAATATGGAGCGTTTTGTCCAATCAATTGACGCAGTCCAACCTTTGGGGGTATGATTAAACTGGATAAAATCAGGTGAAATTATGCCCGTAGGTGTATTGTCCATTCACATTCGTCTGCCGGGGTGCACCTCGCTCAAAGAAAAACGCGGGCGCATCAAACCCGTGCTGGCACGTTTACACCGCGAGTTTAACGTCTCTGCCGCCGAAATGGACCTGCAGGATCACTGGCAGGAAGCCCTGCTCGCCTGCGCCGCATTGAGCAACGATCGCGTACAGGTACAACGTCTGCTCCAAAAAGCGCTGGAAGATGTTCACGACCACTTTTTGGATATTGAAGTACTGGATCATCACATTGAATTGATATAGAGGGAACGCATGGATTTGGGTCTTCGGGGAAAAATTGCAGTGGTAACCGGCGCAAGCCGCGGCTTGGGCTTTGCCACCGCCCGCCTGTTGGCGCAGGAAGGCGCGCAGGTTGTTATCAACAGCCGTAATTCCGAGCGTTTGAACCGCGCCGCCGAGCAAATTTCCCGCGAAAGCGGATCGGAAGTACTGGCTATTGCCGGAGATGTTACCAATGCAGAATTTCCCTCAGCCCTGGTACAACGCACCGTCGAACGCTTTGGCGGACTGGATTTGCTGGTCACCAATACTGGCGGTCCAAAGCCCGGGGCTTTTGAAGACCTGAACGAAGAAGACTGGCAACGGGCTGTTGATTTGTGCCTGATGGCGCATGTACGGCTCATCCGCGCGGCATTGCCAATTTTGAAGCGAAGTTCATCCCCCGCTATTCTTACCATTACCTCGATTTCAGTCAAGCAACCCATCCCCAACCTGATTCTTTCCAATGCAGTCCGCGCCGCTACGGTAGGGTTAACCAAATCGCTGGCGCTGGAATTGGGACAATACAACATCCGGGTAAACTCTATCCTGCCGGCATGGGTGGAAACGGAACGCATTGCCGAACTGCTGGAAGCCCGCGCGAAAGCCAACCAGACCCGTATTGAAGAAGAAATGGCGAAGCAGGCGCTCGAATCACCCTTTGGGCGCATTGCCCAGCCCGAAGAATTTGCCCGCGCGGCAGTGTTCCTGCTTTCTCCAGCAGCATCTTACCTTACAGGTGTCATGTTACCGGTAGATGGCGGTATGTACAAAGGAGTGTTTTAATGGCTATCTGGACTCCCGAACAAATCGAAACCGTTCTGGATCGTATTCTTCTTAAAGTGCAGAAACCCGGTCGTTATACCGGGGGCGAACTGAATCAGATTGTGAAGGCATGGGAACAGGTAAAAACAAAGATTGCTCTGATCTTCCCCGATATTTACGACCTGGGCCTGCCCAATCTGGGTTTGACGATTCTTTACGATGAAATCAACCGCCGGGAAGATGCCCTGGCAGAACGCGCTTACGCTCCCTGGACAGACATGGAAAACCAGATGCGTTCGCTGGGCATGCCCCTTTACTCGCTGGAAAGCAAACACCCGCTGCAGGAATTCGACATCCTGGCGTTTACCCTGCCGTACGAAAGTCTTTATACCAATGTGTTAAATATCCTTGACCTGGCAGGGTTGCCTGTACTGGCAGAAGAGCGCGATGAACGCCATCCGCTGGTGATTGCCGGCGGACATGCCGCGTTCAATCCTGAACCCATGTCACCCTTCATTGACGCCTTCGCCATCGGAGAGGGCGAGGAAATCATTCACGATATTATTGAGGTTTATCGGGCATGGAAACAAAGCGGGCAGAGCCGCGAGACCTTGTGGCTGAGCCTGGCAGGCATCCCCGGCATGTATGTTCCACGATTGTATGAGGTGGAATATCATCCTGATGGAACAGTCAAACGGATTGCTCCCAAATCAAAGGAAGCTCCCCTGCCCATCGTCAAACGAATAGTGGCTCAATTACCCCCGCCTGTCACCCGTTTCATTGTGCCTTCGATTGACATCGTCCACAACCGTATTCCCATTGAAATCATGCGTGGATGTACCCGGGGATGCCGCTTCTGCCACGCCGGTATGGTTACCCGCCCGGTGCGAGAGCGTCCGGTAGAAGAAATTCTTCAAGCCATTGAGACAGCCCTGGAAGCCACCGGATATGAAGAAGTAGGACTACTCTCGCTGGCATCTTCAGACTATACGCATATTCAGGAACTGGTGGAAGCGGTTACCCAACAATTCGGCGATCAGAAAATCACCGTTTCCCTGCCTTCTTTGCGCATTGAATCCTTTTCGGTGGAACTGATGAAAGGGTTAAAGTCTCTGAAACCCAGCGGCGGTTTCACGCTTGCGCCCGAAGCCGCCTCTGAACGCATGCGGCGGGTGATTAACAAGTTCATTCCGCATGAGCAAATTCTGGAAACCGCCCGCGAGATTTTCGCTCATGGGTGGACAACCATCAAACTGTATTTCATGATTGGACACCCCGAGGAAACCCTGGAAGATGTACAAGCCATCATCGACTTGTGTCATGCCGTTTTACGCGAAGGGAGAAGAATTTGCGGCGGGCGCGCCAAAGTTCATGCCGGGGTCAGTACTTTCATTCCAAAGCCACACACTCCCTTTCAGTGGGTTTCTGCTGACACCATGGAGCAAATCCAAGCCAAACAAGCCCTACTGCAACAAGGATTGCGCG of Anaerolinea thermophila UNI-1 contains these proteins:
- the moaC gene encoding cyclic pyranopterin monophosphate synthase MoaC; translated protein: MDKGGLTHIDESGSAHMVDVSGKPDTERTAIARGEVVLRPETLALIRQGLMKKGDVLGVAQIAGILGAKKTSELIPLCHPLPLHQVDVKLELDDALPGVRITALARTTGKTGVEMEALTAVAVAALTVYDMVKAVEKGARIHNIRLVEKHGGLSGDVINEEA
- the moaD gene encoding molybdopterin converting factor subunit 1, which gives rise to MKVVVLMFASLKERAGFSRKELELPAESRVRDLKQLLSQSLPNLAGTMENVIVAVNRQFAFDEDLIPDQAEVALFPPVSGGAEFPTIVRVTTDVLDLDDLLARITLPTTGAACFFTGMVRAKTERGAPHETVRLEYEAYVPMAEAKMRQVAEEIRQRWPSVEGIAIVQRIGLLDAGTPTVLIACTAAHRDTGVFEAARYGIDRLKEIVPIWKKEIGPHGEVWVEGEYHPKRGD
- a CDS encoding SDR family oxidoreductase; translation: MDLGLRGKIAVVTGASRGLGFATARLLAQEGAQVVINSRNSERLNRAAEQISRESGSEVLAIAGDVTNAEFPSALVQRTVERFGGLDLLVTNTGGPKPGAFEDLNEEDWQRAVDLCLMAHVRLIRAALPILKRSSSPAILTITSISVKQPIPNLILSNAVRAATVGLTKSLALELGQYNIRVNSILPAWVETERIAELLEARAKANQTRIEEEMAKQALESPFGRIAQPEEFARAAVFLLSPAASYLTGVMLPVDGGMYKGVF
- a CDS encoding segregation and condensation protein A, whose amino-acid sequence is MSFQVAGFQTEGYRVQTPVYEGPLDLLLELIERAELDITTLALAQVTDQYLAYLSQLEDRDAAEVSAFLVIAARLVQIKSAALLPRPTVESHTSEEENPGEALARQLIIYKRFKELAEILGDREARNLRTYLRLSQPSVKVEAKLDLSGVSLEDLVQAARGIFISQPDLPALSKVVSKPRITIREKIQNILERLKKAGKTTFRSLISIRNDRLEWVVTFLAMLELVKRHIIQATQQELFGEIELSSNSEGVSAENIETEFIDS
- the rnc gene encoding ribonuclease III encodes the protein MNENALAESPQEFANRLGLSFKSFFLLSRALTHRSYLNEHPEAIEDNERLEFLGDAVLDFVVGAWLYNRYPDMPEGDLTRMRSVLVSTEQLSEFARKVDLGRALRLGKGETQAGGRDRPALLCDAFEAVIGAIYLDSGIEGVRRFIEPMLEKAADEILARQTIEDPKSMLQEWAQGQGFQAPRYIVRSSSGPEHSKQFEVDVLINGQIYGSGIGSSKQAATKAAAADALKRLGLLEE
- a CDS encoding TIGR03960 family B12-binding radical SAM protein, with the protein product MAIWTPEQIETVLDRILLKVQKPGRYTGGELNQIVKAWEQVKTKIALIFPDIYDLGLPNLGLTILYDEINRREDALAERAYAPWTDMENQMRSLGMPLYSLESKHPLQEFDILAFTLPYESLYTNVLNILDLAGLPVLAEERDERHPLVIAGGHAAFNPEPMSPFIDAFAIGEGEEIIHDIIEVYRAWKQSGQSRETLWLSLAGIPGMYVPRLYEVEYHPDGTVKRIAPKSKEAPLPIVKRIVAQLPPPVTRFIVPSIDIVHNRIPIEIMRGCTRGCRFCHAGMVTRPVRERPVEEILQAIETALEATGYEEVGLLSLASSDYTHIQELVEAVTQQFGDQKITVSLPSLRIESFSVELMKGLKSLKPSGGFTLAPEAASERMRRVINKFIPHEQILETAREIFAHGWTTIKLYFMIGHPEETLEDVQAIIDLCHAVLREGRRICGGRAKVHAGVSTFIPKPHTPFQWVSADTMEQIQAKQALLQQGLRGQGFKLNWVDPKVTLHEAWLSRGDRRIGQVILRAWQLGAKFDAWQEHFNFDLWLQAFAECHLDPAFYSHRKRDLDEVLPWSHISIAVRPSYLKQEYQNSLTGTLRDDCRGHCYACGILPTFNDLRAKTPDEAWKCPPVRRKTPIREKATA
- a CDS encoding DUF503 domain-containing protein; amino-acid sequence: MPVGVLSIHIRLPGCTSLKEKRGRIKPVLARLHREFNVSAAEMDLQDHWQEALLACAALSNDRVQVQRLLQKALEDVHDHFLDIEVLDHHIELI